The following proteins are encoded in a genomic region of Nomascus leucogenys isolate Asia chromosome 17, Asia_NLE_v1, whole genome shotgun sequence:
- the CDKN1A gene encoding cyclin-dependent kinase inhibitor 1, protein MSEQAGDVRPNPCGSKACRRLFGPVDSEQLSRDCDALMAGCIQEARERWNFDFVTETPLEGDFAWEPVQGLGLPKLYLPTGPRRGRDELGRGRRPGTSPALLQGTAEEDHVDLSLSCTLVPRSGEQAEGSPGGPGGSQGRKRRQTSMTDFYHSKRRLIFSKRKP, encoded by the exons ATGTCAGAACAGGCCGGGGACGTCCGTCCGAACCCATGCGGCAGCAAGGCCTGTCGCCGCCTCTTTGGCCCAGTGGACAGTGAGCAGCTGAGCCGTGACTGTGATGCGCTAATGGCGGGCTGCATCCAGGAGGCCCGTGAGCGATGGAACTTCGACTTTGTCACCGAGACACCACTGGAGGGTGACTTCGCCTGGGAGCCTGTGCAGGGCCTTGGCCTGCCCAAGCTCTACCTTCCCACGGGGCCCCGGCGGGGCCGGGATGAGTTGGGAAGAGGCAGGCGGCCTGGCACCTCGCCTGCTCTGCTGCAGGGGACAGCAGAGGAAGACCATGTGGACCTGTCGCTGTCTTGTACCCTTGTGCCTCGCTCAGGGGAGCAGGCTGAAGGGTCCCCAGGTGGACCTGGAGGCTCTCAGGGTCGAAAACGGCGGCAGACCAGCATGACAG ATTTCTACCACTCCAAACGCCGGCTGATCTTCTCCAAGAGGAAGCCCTAA
- the LOC100579786 gene encoding LOW QUALITY PROTEIN: cytosol aminopeptidase-like (The sequence of the model RefSeq protein was modified relative to this genomic sequence to represent the inferred CDS: inserted 2 bases in 1 codon): MKAKKTSELLLQWDAGRFKTWSSVPWRWIPVQTLRLLRRERCLVSMNTMTPTRFAEIIEKNLKSASSKTEVHIRPRSWIEEQATGSFLSVAKGSDEPSVFLEIHYIGSPNANEPPLVFVGKGITFDSGGISIKASANMDLMRADMGGATTICSAIVSAAKLNLPINIIGLARLCENMPCGKASKLGDVVRAGNGKTIQVDNTDADGRLILADALCYAHTFNPKVILNATTLTGAMDVALGSGTTGVFTNSSWLWNKLFEASIETGDRVWRMPLFKHYTGQVVDCQLADVNNIGKYRFAEACTSAAFLREFVTHPKWAHLDIAGVMTNKDEVPYLWKGTTGRPTRTLIXRFSQDNA, translated from the exons ATGAAGGCAAAGAAAACATCAGAGCTGCTGTTGCAGTGGGATGCAGGCAGATTCAAGACCTGGAGCTCTGTTCCGTGGAGGTGGATCCCTGTGCAGACACTCAGGCTGCTGAGGAGGGAGCGGTGCTTGGTCTCTATGAATACGATGAC GCCAACCAGATTTGCCGAAATTATTGAGAAGAATCTCAAAAGTGCTAGTAGTAAAACTGAGGTTCATATCAGACCCAGGTCTTGGATTGAGGAACAGGCAACGGGATCATTCCTCAGTGTGGCCAAAGGATCCGACGAACCCTCAGTCTTCTTGGAAATTCACTACATAGGCAGCCCCAATGCAAACGAACCACCCCTGGTGTTTGTTGGGAAAGGAATTACCTTCGACAGTGGTGGTATCTCCATCAAGGCTTCTGCAAATATGGACCTCATGAGGGCCGACATGGGAGGAGCTACAACTATATGCTCAGCCATTGTGTCTGCTGCAAAACTCAATTTGCCCATTAATATTATAGGTCTGGCCCGTCTTTGTGAAAATATGCCCTGCGGCAAGGCCAGCAAGCTGGGGGATGTTGTTAGAGCCGGGAACGGGAAGACCATCCAGGTTGATAACACTGATGCCGACGGGAGGCTCATACTGGCTGATGCGCTCTGTTACGCGCACACGTTTAACCCGAAGGTCATCCTCAATGCCACCACCTTAACAGGTGCCATGGATGTAGCTTTGGGGTCAGGTACCACTGGGGTCTTTACCAATTCATCCTGGCTCTGGAACAAGCTCTTCGAGGCCAGCATTGAAACAGGGGACCGTGTCTGGAGGATGCCTCTCTTCAAACATTATACAGGACAGGTTGTAGATTGCCAGCTGGCTGATGTTAATAACATTGGAAAATATAGATTTGCGGAAGCATGTACATCTGCGGCATTCCTGAGAGAATTTGTGACTCATCCTAAGTGGGCACATTTAGACATAGCAGGTGTGATGACCAACAAAGATGAGGTTCCCTATCTATGGAAAGGCACGACCGGGAGGCCCACAAGGACTCTCAT GCGTTTCAGTCAAGACAATGCTTAG